From a single Persephonella sp. genomic region:
- the sucC gene encoding ADP-forming succinate--CoA ligase subunit beta codes for MKVHEHQAKEIFRKYGLPVPEGYPAFTVEEAVEAAQQIGRFPVVVKAQIHAGGRGKAGGVKLAHNIEEVQQYAAELLGKTLVTFQTGPEGLPVSRVYIEEGTNIDKEYYVAITLDRSKSKLIIMASAEGGMEIEEVAAKNPEAIITEVIDPFLGLRPYQAREIALKLGFPKNLINKVASVFVKLYEVYMNEDASMVEINPLVLTKEGNIVVLDAKVDFDDNALFRHPDIMEMEDPTQESELEVKAKQYNLNYIKLDGNIACMVNGAGLAMATMDTIKLAGGEPANFLDVGGSANAEQIANAFKIILSDPNVKAIFINIFGGILRCDRLAEGIIEASKEVKPHVPIVVRMEGTNVELGKKMLAESGLDLIPADTMWEGAQKAVELAKQAG; via the coding sequence ATGAAGGTACACGAACATCAGGCCAAAGAAATATTTAGAAAATACGGATTACCTGTTCCTGAAGGATATCCTGCTTTTACTGTTGAAGAAGCTGTAGAAGCAGCACAACAAATTGGAAGATTTCCAGTTGTTGTAAAGGCACAGATTCATGCAGGAGGTAGAGGAAAAGCCGGCGGTGTTAAACTGGCACACAATATTGAAGAAGTTCAGCAGTATGCAGCTGAGCTTTTAGGAAAAACACTTGTAACCTTCCAGACAGGTCCGGAAGGACTTCCGGTAAGCAGGGTTTATATAGAAGAAGGAACAAACATAGACAAAGAATACTATGTGGCTATTACACTTGACAGAAGCAAATCAAAACTTATCATAATGGCTTCTGCAGAAGGTGGAATGGAGATTGAAGAAGTTGCCGCTAAAAATCCAGAAGCTATTATTACTGAAGTAATTGACCCATTCTTAGGCTTAAGACCTTATCAAGCAAGGGAAATTGCATTAAAACTTGGATTTCCTAAAAATCTAATAAATAAAGTAGCATCTGTATTCGTTAAGCTTTACGAAGTTTATATGAATGAAGATGCATCAATGGTTGAGATTAACCCTCTGGTGCTAACAAAAGAAGGAAATATTGTTGTTCTTGATGCAAAAGTTGATTTTGATGACAATGCATTATTCAGACATCCTGATATTATGGAAATGGAAGACCCAACCCAGGAGTCCGAACTTGAGGTTAAAGCAAAACAATACAACCTGAACTATATCAAACTTGATGGAAATATAGCATGTATGGTTAACGGTGCAGGTCTTGCGATGGCTACAATGGATACAATTAAACTTGCCGGAGGTGAGCCTGCAAACTTCCTTGATGTTGGTGGTTCTGCAAATGCGGAACAGATTGCAAATGCATTCAAGATTATCCTCTCTGACCCAAATGTAAAAGCTATTTTCATTAATATCTTTGGTGGAATTTTAAGATGTGATAGACTTGCAGAAGGTATTATTGAAGCTTCAAAAGAAGTTAAACCTCATGTTCCTATTGTAGTTAGAATGGAAGGAACAAACGTTGAACTCGGTAAGAAAATGCTTGCAGAATCTGGACTTGACCTTATTCCTGCTGATACTATGTGGGAAGGAGCACAAAAAGCAGTAGAACTTGCAAAACAAGCAGGATAA